The bacterium genome has a segment encoding these proteins:
- the coaD gene encoding pantetheine-phosphate adenylyltransferase → MPKKIGLYPGSFDPVTNGHLDIAERAAGLCDVLYMAVVANPSKNVLFSIEERVELLRKTTKHLPKIKVSSFEGLLVDYAKEIKANFIFRGLRAVSDFEHEFQMALINRSLHKKVEVLFLVPNEKFIFISSSAIKEVAKLGGDVKDFVPAAVERSLRERLGRK, encoded by the coding sequence ATGCCTAAAAAGATTGGTCTTTACCCCGGTTCCTTCGACCCAGTGACCAATGGCCATTTGGATATCGCCGAAAGGGCGGCTGGCCTTTGCGACGTGCTTTATATGGCGGTGGTCGCCAATCCCTCGAAGAACGTCCTTTTCTCCATCGAGGAAAGGGTCGAACTCTTGAGAAAGACCACCAAGCATTTGCCCAAGATCAAGGTCTCTTCTTTCGAGGGGCTTTTGGTCGATTACGCCAAGGAGATCAAGGCGAACTTCATTTTTAGGGGCTTGCGGGCCGTTTCGGACTTTGAACATGAGTTCCAGATGGCTTTGATCAACCGGAGCCTTCATAAAAAGGTGGAAGTGCTCTTCTTGGTCCCCAACGAAAAGTTCATTTTCATTTCCTCCAGCGCCATCAAAGAAGTCGCCAAATTAGGCGGGGACGTGAAGGATTTCGTGCCTGCTGCGGTCGAAAGATCCCTCCGTGAACGTTTGGGGCGGAAATAG
- the plsX gene encoding phosphate acyltransferase PlsX: MRIALDAMGGDHAPREIVLGAVLAVKDSEVLGLANHDLEVVLVGRKEDIERELENAGDYPKNSISIVDAREVVEMGESPAQACKQKRDSSVMRCAEMVKRKEVDATVSAGNSGASMAAALMHCGRIDGVYRPAIVTIVPSVQGASVLVDAGANVDCRAKHLLQFALMGEVFARTVLNFKNPRVGLLSIGEEETKGNELVFETQVLLKKAPINYIGNVEGRDIVNGNTDVTVCDGFVGNIALKAIEGVGELVYKLLKKEMSSNLFTMLGGMMAAPAFRRFKRAIDYKEYGGAPLLGIDGLSLISHGKSNAFAMKNAIRATLRCLNKDMMGLLKEQIQKHGQVEDKPETTKGNQ, encoded by the coding sequence ATGCGAATTGCTTTGGATGCCATGGGTGGGGATCACGCCCCCCGGGAGATCGTCCTGGGGGCCGTCCTTGCCGTGAAGGACTCGGAAGTCCTCGGACTTGCCAACCACGACCTCGAGGTCGTGTTGGTAGGTCGTAAAGAGGACATCGAACGCGAACTTGAGAACGCGGGCGATTACCCCAAAAATTCCATCTCCATCGTCGATGCCCGTGAGGTCGTGGAAATGGGCGAGAGCCCGGCCCAGGCCTGCAAACAAAAAAGGGATTCTTCCGTCATGCGGTGCGCCGAAATGGTGAAACGCAAGGAAGTGGATGCCACCGTTTCGGCAGGCAATTCCGGGGCCTCCATGGCCGCGGCCCTGATGCATTGCGGCCGGATCGATGGTGTCTATCGACCCGCCATCGTTACCATCGTTCCTTCGGTCCAAGGAGCTTCCGTCCTCGTGGATGCCGGCGCCAACGTGGACTGCAGGGCCAAGCATCTGCTCCAATTCGCCCTGATGGGTGAGGTCTTTGCCCGGACCGTCCTGAACTTCAAAAATCCCCGTGTGGGACTCCTCTCCATTGGGGAGGAGGAGACCAAGGGAAACGAGCTGGTTTTCGAGACCCAGGTCCTATTGAAGAAAGCACCGATCAACTATATCGGCAATGTCGAGGGAAGGGATATCGTCAACGGCAATACGGACGTCACGGTGTGCGATGGATTTGTCGGGAACATCGCCCTGAAAGCCATCGAGGGTGTGGGGGAATTGGTCTATAAACTGTTGAAGAAAGAGATGAGCTCCAACCTTTTCACGATGTTAGGGGGCATGATGGCGGCCCCCGCTTTTCGCCGTTTCAAGCGGGCCATTGATTATAAGGAGTATGGGGGTGCCCCTTTGTTGGGGATCGATGGCTTGAGCCTGATCTCCCACGGTAAATCCAACGCTTTTGCCATGAAGAACGCCATTCGGGCCACCTTGCGTTGTCTGAACAAGGACATGATGGGCCTTTTGAAAGAACAGATCCAAAAGCATGGACAAGTGGAAGACAAGCCGGAGACCACGAAGGGAAATCAATAA
- the recG gene encoding ATP-dependent DNA helicase RecG, with protein MPPIRKQMENWLKPLRLEQKQGFGNRSVLKGLDRYILHECQELLSRGPFPWEVNKEFEGFLLGLRRQFSQYMTLQKEEREALIGESLAGIERWIGRVPKEATLTAKSENGSNLDDPLLPLVPKDKHRAFQLTGLKTVRDLLLYSPKWAVNGASLTPIAQCSNREEPYFILARINSISEQRRGPRSMVKTVLQDSSGHLSWVWFNRPYLKRDLTNGRWVLLHETPQISKWGKQVVGSNGTFEFLEPVEEEVLKSGKVLTFYPATSTLTQAFWRNLIDGVLARYGDVLPMETREGSAFGGLGFREAVLQIHHPESLEAFERARKRLAFDELLTLQTFLLLKRKAIEKRKKGRRYLFEGERVLCFRKSIPFPPTGAQKRVLKEIREDLAKPHPMNRLLQGDVGSGKTLVAAIAFLYAADSGVQSAFMAPTEILARQHFQNLESILAPTGLRTCLLTSDMKAKEKREALAAVEEGRADVAVGTHALLVDQVRFKNLGFMVIDERHKFGVMQRAALETKGKWPDCLMMTATPFPRALVLTEYGDTDLSVLDEFPQGKKNIKTFWKNEGQKSEVYVFAKERMLKGEQVFWVFPVVEESKTFLRSAVQMHQHFQKEVFHGFKIGLLHGKMKKEEKESVMAAFRNRELQMLVATTVVEVGIDIPDATMIVVEHAERFGLAQLHQLRGRVGRGGNQAYCYLVTSPIISSDAVQRMKTMVSTLDGFKLSEVDLKMRGPGEIFGVAQSGRREGGLVDLKRDVDVVEEARKKALEIADIDPGLKRSENKSLRERLESRYRGLLDLAQIS; from the coding sequence ATGCCCCCGATCCGAAAGCAGATGGAAAATTGGTTGAAACCCCTCCGTTTGGAACAAAAGCAAGGGTTCGGGAACCGCTCGGTCCTCAAGGGGCTGGACCGTTATATTCTCCATGAATGTCAGGAACTTTTGTCCCGGGGTCCTTTCCCCTGGGAGGTAAACAAGGAATTCGAGGGCTTCCTGTTGGGGTTGCGGCGGCAGTTTTCCCAGTACATGACCCTGCAGAAGGAAGAAAGGGAGGCTTTGATCGGGGAGAGCCTCGCCGGGATCGAGCGGTGGATCGGGAGGGTCCCCAAGGAAGCGACCCTGACCGCCAAGTCTGAGAACGGCTCCAACCTGGACGATCCGCTTTTGCCCCTGGTCCCCAAGGATAAACATCGGGCGTTCCAACTGACCGGACTCAAGACGGTGAGGGACCTTCTCCTCTATTCCCCCAAGTGGGCCGTGAATGGAGCCTCCTTGACCCCCATCGCCCAATGTTCCAACCGGGAAGAGCCTTATTTCATTTTGGCCCGTATCAATAGCATCTCCGAACAACGGCGGGGGCCCCGGAGCATGGTCAAAACGGTCCTCCAAGACTCCAGCGGCCATTTGAGCTGGGTCTGGTTCAATCGCCCTTATCTTAAAAGGGACCTGACCAATGGCCGATGGGTTCTTTTGCATGAGACACCCCAGATCAGCAAGTGGGGAAAACAGGTCGTCGGTAGCAATGGGACCTTTGAGTTCCTTGAGCCCGTGGAAGAGGAGGTGCTGAAGTCGGGAAAGGTCTTGACCTTCTATCCCGCGACCTCGACCCTGACCCAAGCCTTCTGGCGGAATCTCATCGACGGGGTGCTGGCCCGGTACGGGGATGTCTTGCCAATGGAGACTCGGGAGGGAAGCGCCTTTGGGGGTCTGGGTTTCCGGGAGGCCGTCCTTCAGATCCATCACCCAGAGAGCCTGGAAGCTTTTGAACGGGCCCGAAAACGGCTGGCTTTCGATGAGCTTTTGACCTTGCAGACATTCCTGCTTTTGAAACGCAAGGCCATCGAGAAACGGAAAAAGGGACGCCGGTACCTCTTCGAGGGGGAGCGGGTACTCTGCTTCCGAAAGAGCATCCCCTTTCCACCAACGGGTGCGCAGAAACGGGTCTTGAAAGAGATCCGGGAAGACCTGGCAAAACCCCATCCCATGAACCGGCTTTTACAAGGGGACGTGGGGAGCGGCAAGACCCTAGTGGCGGCCATCGCTTTCCTTTACGCGGCCGATTCGGGGGTCCAAAGCGCCTTCATGGCCCCCACCGAGATCCTGGCCCGCCAGCATTTCCAGAACCTTGAAAGCATCCTCGCTCCCACCGGTTTGAGGACCTGTCTTTTGACAAGCGATATGAAAGCCAAGGAAAAGCGGGAAGCCTTGGCGGCGGTCGAAGAGGGCCGAGCGGATGTGGCGGTCGGGACCCATGCCCTTTTAGTGGACCAGGTCCGCTTCAAGAACCTGGGGTTCATGGTCATCGACGAACGGCACAAGTTCGGGGTCATGCAGCGGGCGGCCCTGGAGACCAAGGGTAAGTGGCCCGATTGCCTCATGATGACGGCGACCCCGTTCCCCCGGGCCCTGGTCTTGACCGAGTATGGGGACACGGACCTTTCTGTCTTGGACGAGTTCCCGCAGGGGAAAAAGAACATCAAGACCTTCTGGAAGAACGAGGGCCAAAAGAGCGAAGTTTATGTTTTCGCCAAGGAGAGGATGCTCAAGGGGGAACAGGTTTTTTGGGTTTTCCCGGTGGTCGAGGAATCCAAGACCTTCCTACGATCGGCCGTCCAGATGCACCAGCATTTCCAAAAAGAGGTCTTTCATGGGTTCAAGATCGGTCTCCTGCACGGCAAGATGAAAAAAGAAGAGAAGGAATCGGTCATGGCCGCCTTTCGGAACAGGGAATTGCAAATGCTGGTCGCCACGACCGTGGTGGAGGTCGGCATCGACATCCCGGACGCCACCATGATCGTTGTGGAGCACGCCGAAAGGTTCGGTCTGGCCCAACTCCACCAGTTGCGGGGAAGAGTGGGGCGGGGCGGCAACCAGGCCTATTGCTACCTGGTCACCTCGCCGATCATCTCCAGCGACGCGGTCCAACGCATGAAGACCATGGTTTCGACCTTGGATGGCTTTAAACTGTCGGAAGTGGACCTCAAAATGCGGGGACCGGGCGAGATATTCGGGGTGGCCCAGTCCGGGCGTAGGGAGGGCGGGCTGGTCGACCTGAAAAGGGACGTGGATGTGGTCGAGGAGGCCCGGAAGAAAGCCCTGGAGATCGCCGATATCGACCCCGGACTTAAAAGAAGTGAGAATAAGTCATTGCGAGAACGGCTTGAGTCCCGGTACAGGGGTTTGTTGGACTTGGCCCAGATCTCATAG
- the rpmF gene encoding 50S ribosomal protein L32 — translation MANPKRRHSRQRRDKRRTNWKIKGKSLSTCPQCKSAKLPHRVCPTCGYYKGKEVVSVEIA, via the coding sequence ATGGCTAACCCAAAACGCCGGCACTCCCGTCAACGCCGGGATAAAAGGCGCACCAACTGGAAGATCAAGGGCAAATCGCTCTCGACCTGCCCCCAGTGCAAGAGCGCCAAGTTGCCCCACCGCGTTTGTCCCACTTGCGGTTATTACAAGGGCAAAGAAGTCGTCAGCGTGGAAATCGCCTAA
- a CDS encoding DUF177 domain-containing protein — translation MLKVELRSLEQEDLVLERTEWARALGIELTPELNREPLAIYCELAKNGDMISAKGWVKSRMLLACGRCLREFETPFKSYFEVHYRPQPEDMPGAEEFSEGEMEVVYFQGDILDIGDQIRQTVLLSVPMRALCKDDCRGLCGCCGQDLNLGSCDCQEPPADPRWDVLKSFKF, via the coding sequence ATGCTGAAGGTGGAATTAAGGTCTTTGGAGCAGGAAGACTTGGTCCTGGAAAGGACCGAGTGGGCTCGAGCCCTTGGGATCGAGCTGACCCCCGAGTTGAACCGGGAACCCCTGGCCATTTATTGCGAATTGGCGAAGAACGGGGACATGATCTCGGCCAAGGGATGGGTCAAAAGCCGGATGCTCTTGGCCTGTGGCCGTTGCCTGAGGGAGTTCGAGACCCCTTTCAAGTCCTACTTCGAGGTCCATTACAGGCCCCAGCCGGAAGACATGCCGGGCGCCGAGGAATTCTCCGAAGGGGAGATGGAAGTGGTCTATTTCCAGGGCGATATCCTGGATATCGGGGACCAGATCCGGCAGACGGTCCTTTTGTCGGTGCCCATGCGGGCGCTTTGCAAGGATGATTGCCGGGGGTTGTGTGGTTGTTGCGGTCAGGACCTGAACCTAGGGTCTTGTGATTGCCAGGAGCCTCCCGCAGACCCGCGGTGGGATGTCCTGAAGAGTTTCAAGTTCTAA
- the rsmD gene encoding 16S rRNA (guanine(966)-N(2))-methyltransferase RsmD, with protein MRIIAGKYKSRSVKAPKNMRIRPTSDKVKGALFNMLEPVAGCSVVDFYAGTGNLGIEALSRGAREVVFVEKAPDSLKLIYENLQSFGINPRKPVENARVLSSDVARAFYLLHQEGKSFDILLADPPYEKGVLKQLQHLLMQYPILKEGGIFAVEHGAGDTELAGEFPYSLVRQKKYGDTYLSLFKREEPPLAGEKERNA; from the coding sequence ATGCGAATCATTGCCGGCAAATATAAAAGTCGTTCGGTCAAGGCGCCCAAGAACATGCGGATCCGGCCGACTTCGGACAAGGTGAAGGGCGCCCTTTTCAATATGCTCGAACCGGTCGCCGGTTGTTCCGTTGTGGACTTCTATGCCGGGACCGGAAATCTGGGGATCGAGGCCTTGAGCCGTGGCGCGCGCGAGGTGGTCTTCGTCGAAAAGGCCCCGGACAGCCTCAAGCTCATCTACGAGAACCTTCAGAGTTTCGGGATAAACCCGCGCAAACCGGTCGAAAATGCCCGTGTCCTGTCGTCCGATGTGGCCAGGGCCTTTTATTTGCTCCATCAGGAGGGTAAGAGTTTTGATATCCTACTGGCCGACCCGCCCTATGAAAAAGGTGTCCTGAAACAGCTCCAACACTTATTGATGCAGTATCCCATCTTGAAAGAGGGTGGGATCTTCGCGGTGGAGCATGGTGCGGGAGACACGGAGCTCGCGGGAGAATTTCCCTATTCCTTGGTCCGCCAAAAGAAGTATGGGGATACTTATCTCTCCCTCTTTAAAAGGGAAGAGCCCCCCCTGGCTGGGGAGAAAGAGCGAAATGCCTAA
- a CDS encoding beta-ketoacyl-ACP synthase III, protein MSQKIRAGFLGIGSYLPEKVLTNQDMEKIVETSDEWIVTRTGIKERHMAAPDQTTSDMATEAAKAALADAKLSPTDLDLIIVATITPDTPTPATACWVQSKLGAPQAAAFDLSAACSGFVYGLSVAKSLIESGAFKNILLIGAEKLTAFIDWKDRGTCVLFGDGAGAAVLGPVAEGQHEILSSFMAANGKEADLLKIPGGGCKLPPSPETIEQRLHTLKMEGKEIFKTAVKVMSEATVEAAERAGFGLADVSIIIPHQANRRIIEAIGDRLKVASDKLFVNLDKVGNTSAASVIIALVDAVKAGKVKKGDNVVFVAFGAGTTLASSAVRW, encoded by the coding sequence TTGAGCCAAAAGATTCGCGCGGGATTCTTGGGAATCGGGTCCTATCTCCCTGAGAAGGTCCTGACCAACCAAGACATGGAAAAGATCGTGGAGACCTCCGACGAATGGATCGTTACCCGGACCGGGATCAAAGAGCGGCACATGGCCGCCCCCGACCAGACGACCTCGGACATGGCCACGGAGGCCGCTAAGGCGGCCTTGGCTGACGCCAAACTTTCCCCGACGGATCTCGACCTCATCATTGTGGCCACCATCACCCCTGATACCCCGACACCGGCGACCGCCTGTTGGGTGCAGAGCAAGTTGGGGGCGCCTCAAGCGGCGGCCTTCGACCTTTCGGCGGCTTGTTCGGGCTTCGTCTACGGTCTGTCGGTGGCGAAATCGCTCATTGAGAGCGGAGCCTTCAAGAATATCCTCCTGATCGGCGCCGAGAAGTTGACCGCCTTCATCGATTGGAAGGACCGTGGTACCTGCGTGCTTTTCGGGGATGGTGCCGGGGCCGCCGTGCTGGGCCCGGTCGCGGAAGGCCAACATGAGATCCTCTCCTCCTTCATGGCCGCCAATGGTAAAGAAGCGGACCTGCTCAAAATCCCGGGTGGCGGTTGCAAACTCCCACCGAGCCCCGAGACGATCGAACAACGGCTTCATACCCTCAAGATGGAAGGGAAGGAGATCTTCAAGACGGCGGTAAAGGTCATGTCCGAGGCGACCGTAGAGGCGGCCGAACGGGCCGGGTTCGGATTGGCGGACGTCTCCATCATCATCCCCCACCAGGCCAATCGCCGGATCATCGAGGCCATTGGTGACCGTTTGAAAGTGGCTTCGGACAAACTTTTCGTGAACCTGGACAAGGTGGGCAACACCTCCGCCGCTTCCGTCATCATCGCGCTGGTGGACGCGGTCAAAGCGGGCAAGGTCAAGAAGGGCGATAACGTGGTCTTCGTCGCCTTCGGGGCCGGTACCACTCTCGCTTCTTCTGCGGTGAGGTGGTGA